From one Malus sylvestris chromosome 1, drMalSylv7.2, whole genome shotgun sequence genomic stretch:
- the LOC126615489 gene encoding uncharacterized protein LOC126615489 has protein sequence MVHKTLMNNYFNFNSVYTEEDFKRHFRMRHHVFEHLLYDVQHVNPYFRQKMDRASRPGLSPHQKVTIALRMLAYASPANAIDDTYFVQIYKEEYPREPNQADMAQLLRKAEDRGFLGMIGLLDCLHWQWKNCPTGW, from the exons ATGGTGCATAAGACtttgatgaacaactacttcaacttCAACTCGGTGTACACAGAAGAAGATTTCAAACGTCACTTCCGGATGAGGCATCATGTCTTCGAGCATTTACTTTATGATGTCCAACATGTTAATCCATACTTTCGACAGAAGATGGACAGAGCAAGCCGCCCTGGTTTATCACCTCATCAAAAGGTTACTATTGCACTCCGAATGTTGGCCTATGCCTCCCCAGCTAATGCGATAGATGATACATATT TTGTTCAGATTTACAAAGAAGAGTACCCCCGTGAACCAAATCAAGCAGATATGGCTCAGCTACTTCGCAAAGCTGAAGACCGTGGCTTTCTGGGCATGATAGGGTTATTAGATTGCTTGCATTGGCAGtggaagaactgtcccaccGGATGGTAA
- the LOC126625222 gene encoding protein TRANSPARENT TESTA GLABRA 1-like, whose translation MENSTQESHLRAENSVTYESPYPLYAMAFASPQTRTRHQHHRIAVGSFIEEYSNRVDILSFDPDTLSIKPNPTLSFDHPYPPTKLMFHPNPNALHKTNDVLASSGDYLRLWEVGDSTVEPIQVLNNSKTSEFCAPLTSFDWNDIEPRRIGTSSIDTTCTIWDIEKGVVETQLIAHDKEVYDIAWGEARVFASVSADGSVRIFDLRDKEHSTIIYESPQPDTPLLRLAWNKQDLRYMATILMDSNKVVILDIRSPTMPVAELERHRGSVNAIAWAPQSCRHICSAGDDTQALIWDLPTVAGPNGIDPMSMYSAGAEINQLQWSAAQPDWISIAFSNKMQLLKV comes from the coding sequence atggagaactCTACGCAAGAATCCCATCTCAGAGCGGAGAACTCGGTGACGTACGAGTCGCCGTACCCGCTGTACGCCATGGCCTTTGCCTCGCCCCAAACCCGAACCCGCCACCAGCACCACCGAATCGCCGTCGGCAGCTTTATCGAGGAGTACTCGAACCGGGTCGATATCCTTTCCTTCGACCCGGATACCCTTTCAATAAAGCCGAACCCGACCCTCTCCTTCGACCACCCTTATCCGCCCACCAAGCTCATGTTCCACCCGAACCCCAACGCCCTCCACAAAACCAACGACGTCTTAGCTTCCTCTGGCGACTACCTCCGCCTTTGGGAGGTCGGCGACTCCACCGTCGAGCCTATCCAGGTGTTAAACAACAGCAAGACCAGCGAGTTTTGCGCTCCGCTGACGTCATTCGATTGGAACGACATTGAGCCCCGGCGAATTGGGACTTCCAGCATCGACACCACCTGCACAATTTGGGACATCGAAAAGGGTGTCGTCGAGACGCAGCTGATTGCTCACGATAAAGAGGTGTACGACATCGCGTGGGGGGAAGCTAGGGTTTTTGCTTCGGTTTCGGCTGATGGGTCGGTGAGAATTTTCGATTTGAGGGACAAGGAGCACTCCACGATCATCTATGAGAGCCCTCAGCCGGATACCCCTTTGCTTCGATTGGCTTGGAACAAGCAGGATTTGAGGTACATGGCCACAATTTTGATGGACAGCAATAAAGTTGTGATCTTGGATATCCGATCGCCGACGATGCCAGTGGCGGAGCTGGAGAGGCACAGAGGTAGTGTGAATGCTATTGCTTGGGCCCCCCAGagttgtaggcacatttgctcTGCTGGGGATGACACTCAGGCGCTTATTTGGGACCTGCCCACGGTCGCTGGGCCGAATGGAATCGACCCCATGTCGATGTACTCCGCAGGTGCGGAGATTAATCAGCTGCAGTGGTCTGCTGCACAGCCTGATTGGATTTCCATTGCATTTTCTAACAAGATGCAGCTTTTGAAGGTTTGA
- the LOC126625240 gene encoding protein DOWNY MILDEW RESISTANCE 6-like, translating to MDTKVLSSGVIYTNLPESYVRPESDRPRLSEVSECENIPVIDLASPNRAQTVQQVGDACKYYGFFQVINHGVSTEGVEKMVGVANEFFNLPVEEKLKLYSDDPSKTMRLSTSFNVKKEKVHNWRDYLRLHCYPLDKYVPEWPSNPSSFRDTVGNYCREVRELGYRLEELVSESLGLEKDYIRSTLGEQGQHMAVNFYPPCPQPELTYGLPAHTDPNALTILLQDLGVAGLQVLKDGKWVAVNPQPNAFVINIGDQLQALSNGIYKSVWHRAITNTERPRLSVASFFCPQDDALISPAKALTEDGSAAIYRGYTYTEYYKKFWTRDLEKDHCLDLFRTQQLP from the exons ATGGATACAAAAGTACTCTCCTCCGGAGTCATATACACCAACTTGCCGGAAAGCTATGTCAGACCAGAATCCGACCGGCCTCGCTTGTCCGAAGTCTCTGAATGCGAAAACATTCCCGTTATTGACCTGGCTTCTCCCAACAGAGCCCAAACCGTGCAGCAAGTTGGCGATGCCTGcaaatattatggtttttttcAG GTTATTAACCATGGGGTGTCAACGGAAGGAGTGGAAAAAATGGTAGGGGTGGCCAATGAGTTTTTTAACCTTCCTGTGGAGGAAAAATTGAAGCTGTACTCAGATGACCCCTCAAAAACCATGAGACTTTCAACAAGTTTTAATGTAAAGAAGGAGAAGGTTCATAACTGGAGAGATTATCTTCGCCTCCATTGCTATCCTTTGGACAAGTACGTTCCTGAGTGGCCCTCCAATCCTTCGTCCTTCAG GGACACTGTGGGTAATTACTGTAGAGAGGTTCGAGAACTCGGATACAGATTAGAGGAATTAGTATCAGAAAGTTTAGGGCTGGAGAAAGATTACATAAGGAGCACATTGGGCGAGCAAGGACAGCACATGGCGGTCAACTTTTACCCGCCATGTCCGCAGCCCGAGCTGACTTACGGGCTGCCGGCCCACACCGACCCAAATGCCCTAACAATTCTGCTCCAAGACCTTGGAGTTGCTGGCCTTCAAGTTCTCAAAGATGGCAAATGGGTTGCTGTCAATCCCCAACCTAATGCCTTTGTCATTAACATTGGTGACCAATTACAG GCTCTAAGTAATGGGATTTACAAGAGTGTGTGGCATCGGGCCATTACCAATACTGAAAGACCAAGGCTCTCAGTAGCTTCATTCTTCTGCCCACAAGACGATGCTCTAATAAGCCCAGCAAAAGCTCTCACAGAGGATGGATCTGCAGCCATATATAGGGGATACACCTACACTGAGTATTATAAGAAGTTTTGGACTCGGGACTTGGAGAAAGACCATTGTTTGGACCTTTTCAGGACTCAGCAGCTGCCCTAG